Proteins encoded within one genomic window of Triticum aestivum cultivar Chinese Spring chromosome 2D, IWGSC CS RefSeq v2.1, whole genome shotgun sequence:
- the LOC101290675 gene encoding putative 12-oxophytodienoate reductase 4 encodes MEPHAESKPIPLMTPYKMGSSLDLAHRVVLAPLTRQRSYGNVPQPHAAVYYGQRATPGGMLITEATGVSDTAQGYTDTPGVWTAEQAEAWRPVVDAVHAKGALFFCQLWHVGRVSSYGFQPGGAAPVSSTQRMVGPQVRHDGTTEEFSPPRRLAVEEIPMIVDDFRKAARNAINAGFDGVEIHGGNGYLIEQFLKDSANDRDDGYGGSLENRCRFALEVVDAVAKEVGAHRVGIRLSPFMDYMDCHDSDPHALGLHMATKLNDHGILYLHMIEPRMALVDGRRVVPHRLLPYREAFKGTFIANGGYDREDGDKAVASGYADLVSFGRLFLANPDLPKRLELNAPLNKYNRMTFYISDPVVGYTDYPFLP; translated from the exons ATGGAGCCGCATGCCGAGTCCAAGCCCATCCCGCTGATGACGCCGTACAAGATGGGCTCCTCGCTCGACCTCGCCCACCGGGTGGTGCTGGCGCCGCTGACGCGGCAGCGCTCCTACGGCAACGTGCCGCAGCCGCACGCCGCCGTCTACTACGGCCAGCGCGCCACGCCCGGCGGGATGCTCATCACCGAGGCCACGGGGGTCTCCGACACGGCGCAGGGGTACACCGACACCCCGGGCGTCTGGACGGCGGAGCAGGCGGAGGCGTGGCGCCCCGTCGTCGACGCCGTGCACGCCAAGGGCGCCCTCTTCTTCTGCCAGCTCTGGCACGTCGGCCGCGTCTCGTCCTACGGCTTCCAGCCCGGCGGCGCCGCGCCCGTGTCCAGCACCCAGAGGATGGTCGGCCCGCAGGTCAGGCACGACGGCACCACCGAGGAGTTCTCGCCGCCCAGGAGGCTGGCCGTGGAGGAGATCCCCATGATCGTCGACGACTTCAGGAAAGCTGCACGGAACGCCATCAACGCCG GCTTCGACGGCGTGGAGATCCACGGCGGCAACGGGTACCTCATCGAGCAGTTCCTCAAGGACAGTGCCAACGACCGGGACGACGGCTATGGCGGCAGCCTGGAGAACCGGTGCCGCTTCGCGCTGGAGGTGGTGGACGCCGTCGCCAAGGAGGTGGGCGCCCACCGTGTGGGTATCCGCCTCTCGCCCTTCATGGACTACATGGACTGCCACGACTCCGACCCGCACGCGCTCGGTCTCCACATGGCCACGAAGCTCAACGACCACGGCATCCTCTACCTCCACATGATTGAGCCCCGGATGGCCCTCGTTGACGGCCGGCGGGTGGTCCCGCACCGACTACTTCCCTACAGGGAGGCCTTCAAGGGCACCTTTATTGCGAATGGCGGGTACGACCGGGAGGATGGGGACAAGGCGGTCGCATCGGGGTACGCCGACCTCGTCTCGTTTGGGCGGCTATTCCTGGCAAACCCAGACCTGCCCAAGAGGCTAGAGCTCAACGCGCCGCTTAACAAGTACAATAGGATGACGTTCTACATCTCCGATCCCGTCGTCGGCTACACCGACTACCCGTTTCTTCCTTGA